In one window of Triticum urartu cultivar G1812 unplaced genomic scaffold, Tu2.1 TuUngrouped_contig_9261, whole genome shotgun sequence DNA:
- the LOC125532170 gene encoding uncharacterized protein LOC125532170 isoform X2: MAKGKGKSDGDGCSRERTISWADDQTKFMLDWCIEYMKEQYAGFRFRKHHLLKCADALNRKFAMGVTLAQVDRHFRHYKENWKYIAAAISKSGNVFDDIRCVVTISESEKSCLNDRARRLLSKPIKFYYEMQELFTGTSADGSLAMDQHTCTIDSDDSDNDEGLYDLNCYPQYEGPLEEDSDTLPTTHCPKRPPVPVGGDNLWLAIMCGKIKLFGW, translated from the exons ATGGCCAAGGGAAAGGGGAAGTCTGATGGTGATGGGTGCTCTCGTGAGAGGACTATTTCCTGGGCTGATGATCAGACCAAGTTTATGTTGGATTGGTGCATTGAATACATGAAGGAACAATATGCGGGATTTAGGTTCAGGAAGCATCATCTTTTGAAGTGTGCTGATGCTTTAAATAGAAAATTTGCTATGGGGGTGACACTTGCTCAAGTTGATCGTCACTTCAGGCACTACAAAGAAAATTGGAAGTACATTGCCGCCGCAATTAGCAAGAGTGGCAATGTTTTCGATGATATTAGATGTGTGGTAACTATCTCCGAGTCTGAAAAGTCTTGCCTCAAT GATAGAGCAAGGCGCTTGCTTTCTAAGCCCATCAAGTTCTACTATGAGATGCAGGAGCTATTCACAGGCACTAGTGCTGATGGTTCTTTGGCCATGGACCAGCATACATGCACAATTGATTCCGATGACTCGGACAATGATGAAGGGTTGTATGATCTCAACTGCTATCCACAGTATGAGGGCCCTCTTGAGGAGGATTCTGACACTTTGCCAACAACACATTGTCCTAAAAGACCTCCAGTACCTGTAGGTGGTGATAATTTGTGGCTTGCCATAATGTGTGGCAAAATCAAACTGTTTGGTTGGTAG
- the LOC125532170 gene encoding protein ALP1-like isoform X1 produces MDQRTLCLQYYMHYYHYYMWRRRLLAAIIVCLGMYWYKINVRKRKRKSITYAPMFERDVERMSRLNRMYYGTEANCISELRMRKFVFHKLCANLRRRGLLVDTFHVTVEEQVAMFIHVVGHNWKNRSIGFEFYRSGETVSRYFNAVLDALCLLARDVICIRTIETHSKITSTSRFHPYFEGCIGALDGTHIPACVPIHMQDRFRGRKSFPTQNVLAAVDFDLRFTYVLAGWEGSAHDSYVLQDALSRPNGLKIPEGKYFLADAGYAARPGILPPYRGVRYHLKEYRGSREPENPRELFSHRHSSLRTTVERAFGTLKNRFKIFASQPFFPLKTQVKIVFACCALHNWILDDGPDEYVYDDATWYSALPRSRRHRRDVYQESQAWAHKRDVLAQKMWEDNLAAQDQDD; encoded by the exons ATGGACCAAAGAACATTATGCTTACAGTATTACATGCATTATTATCACTACTACATGTGGAGGAGAAGATTGCTTGCTGCCATTATTGTGTGTTTAGGGATGTACTGGTACAAGATTAATGTCCGAAAAAGGAAGAGAAAATCTATAACTTATGCTCCCATGTTCGAACGAGATGTTGAAAGGATGTCACGCCTGAACCGTATGTATTATGGAACCGAGGCTAATTGCATAAGTGAGCTGCGCATGCGGAAATTTGTTTTTCACAAATTGTGTGCCAACCTGAGACGTCGTGGTCTACTGGTAGACACATTCCATGTAACTGTGGAGGAGCAAGTTGCCATGTTCATCCATGTTGTGGGTCATAACTGGAAAAATAGATCGATTGGTTTCGAGTTTTATCGATCGGGCGAGACTGTTAGTAGGTACTTCAATGCTGTTTTAGATGCCCTGTGTCTCCTTGCTCGTGATGTCATATGCATCAGAACCATCGAAACACATTCGAAGATAACAAGTACCTCCAGATTTCACCCTTACTTTGAG GGATGCATAGGAGCTCTGGATGGTACTCATATACCGGCATGTGTGCCAATCCACATGCAAGATAGGTTTAGGGGTAGAAAGTCCTTTCCCACACAAAATGTGCTAGCAGCCGTTGATTTTGACCTAAGATTTACATATGTTCTTGCTGGATGGGAGGGATCGGCTCATGATTCTTATGTGCTCCAAGATGCCCTATCACGTCCCAATGGCCTTAAAATACCAGAAG GTAAATATTTCCTAGCGGATGCGGGATATGCTGCAAGACCCGGTATACTACCCCCATATCGTGGTGTCCGATATCACCTAAAGGAATATAGGGGAAGTAGAGAGCCTGAGAACCCAAGGGAGTTATTCAGCCATCGCCATTCCTCACTTAGAACAACCGTCGAAAGAGCATTTGGTACCTTGAAGAATCGATTTAAAATATTTGCAAGTCAGCCATTCTTCCCTCTAAAAACACAAGTAAAAATTGTGTTTGCTTGTTGTGCGCTCCATAACTGGATCCTAGATGATGGTCCTGATGAGTATGTCTATGATGATGCTACTTGGTACTCGGCCCTTCCACGGAGTAGACGACACCGTCGTGACGTTTACCAGGAGAGCCAGGCATGGGCACACAAAAGGGATGTACTAGCTCAAAAAATGTGGGAGGATAATTTAGCAGCTCAAGATCAAGATGATTAA